Proteins encoded within one genomic window of Aerococcus viridans:
- a CDS encoding N-acetylmuramoyl-L-alanine amidase: MTNHSENHFQQNKVVYLLYLIFVTGIVGFSSLQLYQYNKASYKELSTNVVNLREGPGITYDIKDQLDGSNPYRILRQENNWYYVLLDNNEVGWIPTWLADNQDIDSSDFIATTLIDDIQIYEENSEDATVLTSAEKNSKYQILHQADGWAQIQLSGEIGWVKQTEIDVTPGTIAYEENTEITEEEQSTFDEFLSDYNFTVKATADGVNIRSEANKDSEILAKGALNEQFAYLGQENEYYHVRSVDGTEGYIVNWLSESDSTAMADKAKAVEATSTLAGRTIVLDPGHGGIDPGAVTDGLYEKEVTLQTALTVKEKLEAAGVNVILTRDDDSDVALADIPYTANQADADLLISFHYDAIESTGASGTTAYYYGDDSIPVAHEIQAQLMEQLPLESNGVKFGDFQVIRELAGEGVLLELGYMSTPSDVAVFSQEEYWNQVADAIYNALVIYYQ; this comes from the coding sequence TTGACAAATCATTCTGAGAACCACTTCCAACAAAATAAAGTAGTCTATCTACTCTATCTTATTTTTGTAACAGGAATCGTTGGTTTCTCCTCATTACAATTATATCAATACAACAAAGCATCCTATAAAGAACTATCTACCAATGTTGTCAACCTTCGTGAAGGACCTGGGATAACTTATGATATTAAAGACCAACTTGACGGCAGTAATCCTTATCGAATACTCAGACAAGAAAATAATTGGTACTATGTCCTACTTGATAACAATGAAGTGGGTTGGATACCAACTTGGTTAGCTGATAACCAAGATATCGATTCCTCTGATTTCATTGCCACAACCTTAATAGATGATATTCAAATCTACGAAGAAAACTCAGAGGACGCGACGGTCTTAACATCTGCCGAAAAGAATTCAAAATACCAAATCTTACACCAAGCGGATGGTTGGGCCCAAATTCAACTTTCTGGTGAAATTGGTTGGGTGAAACAAACAGAAATCGATGTGACACCAGGAACAATTGCCTACGAGGAAAATACTGAAATTACAGAAGAAGAACAATCAACTTTCGATGAATTTCTATCTGATTACAACTTTACTGTCAAGGCAACTGCTGATGGGGTAAATATTCGTAGCGAAGCCAATAAAGACTCTGAAATCTTAGCCAAAGGTGCCCTAAACGAACAATTTGCCTACCTTGGTCAAGAAAATGAATACTACCATGTTCGCTCAGTCGATGGTACTGAGGGGTATATCGTTAACTGGTTATCAGAAAGTGATTCAACTGCCATGGCGGATAAAGCAAAAGCAGTGGAAGCAACCAGTACATTAGCCGGCCGGACCATTGTATTAGACCCAGGTCACGGTGGTATCGACCCAGGTGCTGTAACAGACGGTCTATATGAAAAAGAAGTCACCTTACAAACTGCCCTAACCGTTAAGGAAAAACTTGAAGCAGCAGGCGTAAATGTGATTTTAACCCGAGATGATGATTCAGATGTTGCTTTAGCTGATATTCCATATACAGCCAACCAAGCAGACGCTGACCTATTGATTTCCTTCCACTATGATGCAATTGAATCAACAGGTGCATCCGGCACAACAGCTTACTACTACGGCGACGATTCCATCCCAGTAGCCCATGAGATTCAAGCCCAATTAATGGAACAATTACCATTAGAATCTAACGGTGTTAAATTCGGTGACTTCCAAGTTATCCGAGAATTAGCTGGCGAAGGTGTCCTACTAGAACTTGGATACATGTCAACACCAAGTGACGTGGCCGTATTCAGTCAAGAAGAATACTGGAACCAAGTTGCCGACGCCATTTACAACGCTTTAGTGATTTACTATCAATAA
- the dtd gene encoding D-aminoacyl-tRNA deacylase — MRIIVQRVSQANVAIDEKVVGEISKGFVLLVGVHDDDTAETVAYMARKIANMRIFADEDDKLNLNIDQVSGAILSISQFTLYARTKKGNRPSFIDAAKPNHGDKMYQLLNETLRNEYGLKVAEGEFGADMQVSLINDGPVTIILDSDEG, encoded by the coding sequence ATGCGAATTATCGTGCAAAGAGTTAGTCAAGCTAACGTTGCCATTGATGAAAAAGTTGTTGGTGAAATTAGTAAAGGGTTTGTACTTTTAGTCGGCGTTCATGATGATGACACGGCGGAAACTGTGGCATATATGGCTAGAAAGATTGCAAATATGCGGATTTTCGCTGACGAGGATGATAAGTTGAACCTGAACATCGACCAGGTGTCTGGTGCAATATTATCTATTTCGCAATTTACCCTTTATGCTAGAACTAAAAAAGGCAACCGACCATCATTTATCGATGCTGCCAAACCAAACCACGGCGATAAAATGTATCAATTATTAAATGAAACATTACGTAATGAATATGGGTTAAAGGTTGCAGAGGGTGAATTTGGTGCCGATATGCAGGTATCACTCATCAATGACGGTCCAGTGACCATCATATTAGACTCGGATGAAGGTTAG
- the pyrR gene encoding bifunctional pyr operon transcriptional regulator/uracil phosphoribosyltransferase PyrR, producing the protein MVKVIMNEKEIGRALTRLSHEIIERYKGIDNLVLVGIETRGVPLAERLAAKIEEIEGVVPVEKINIDGYRDDAEEAIQVAKKGTDLTGKKVILVDDVLYTGRTTRAALDACVDLGRPAEIALAVLVDRGHREFPIRADFVGKNIPTAREEDVVVALNEVDDKDEVLIK; encoded by the coding sequence ATGGTAAAAGTGATTATGAATGAAAAAGAAATTGGCCGCGCTTTAACACGTTTGTCTCATGAAATTATCGAACGTTACAAGGGTATTGATAATTTGGTGCTTGTTGGGATTGAAACGAGAGGTGTTCCTTTAGCTGAACGTCTAGCTGCTAAAATTGAAGAAATTGAAGGAGTTGTTCCTGTCGAAAAAATCAATATCGATGGTTATCGTGATGACGCAGAAGAAGCTATTCAAGTGGCAAAAAAAGGGACAGATTTAACGGGTAAAAAGGTCATCTTGGTAGATGATGTTTTATATACTGGCCGGACAACACGTGCTGCTTTAGATGCTTGTGTTGACCTAGGTCGTCCAGCTGAGATTGCCTTAGCAGTTTTAGTTGATCGTGGACATAGAGAATTTCCAATACGTGCAGATTTTGTCGGGAAAAATATTCCAACTGCTCGCGAAGAAGATGTGGTTGTGGCTTTAAATGAAGTAGATGATAAAGACGAGGTTTTAATTAAATAG
- a CDS encoding RelA/SpoT family protein, giving the protein MPNKKNYTKAEVLALCASYMSEAKVDYVQKAADFAERAHIEQIRKSGEPYFVHPVQVAGILAELKMDPDTVITGFLHDVVEDTGISLDDIAYFFSPTIATLVDGVTKLGKFKYKSHEEQLAENHRKMLLAMANDLRVIMVKLADRLHNMRTLKWHKPEKQVIISTETLEIYAPLADRLGMNQIKWELEDTALRYIDPESYYSIVQLVDSKRDERAEFIQTTIDELESQVKGAITGKFEIYGRPKHIYSIYRKMKDQGKEFDQIFDLQAIRVLVESVRDCYAVLGIVHTNWKPLPGRFKDYIAMPKANMYQSIHTTVVGKQPSPVEVQIRTYEMHEVAEYGVAAHWAYKMGNHEKVEASPLDAQLDWFNQIAELQDESKDATDFMESVKEDIFQDNVYVFTPTGDVTELPAGSYPLDFAYSIHSEVGNKTIGAKVNGKIEPLNYQLKNGDIVEILTSPNSAGPSRDWVNLVKTSRARNRIKRFFKLQDRDQAVEQGRHALEETLDNLGFKLKDVYKKEDISKTLDRFNFSTEEDLFAAIGFGELSSTAVANRLTERERRLRAAEKNRESVEETLKESGEQKKLSKTQKQSSHVRRKASKSSSGVIVEGLDSLLVRLAHCCNPVPGDDIVGYITKGRGVSVHRRDCKNVQVPEDEQDRLISVEWEDASKNVDNQYEVEIVVEGEDRSGFLNEVLQIITPIAGSVTNINGNVNHDDNSVKVRLRFVIQNVNQLDKIIDRVKNIPDVYTVARAKE; this is encoded by the coding sequence ATGCCGAATAAAAAGAACTATACAAAAGCAGAAGTTTTAGCCTTATGTGCTAGCTACATGTCTGAAGCGAAGGTGGACTATGTCCAGAAGGCAGCAGACTTTGCTGAACGTGCACATATTGAGCAAATCAGAAAATCAGGCGAACCGTACTTTGTACATCCAGTTCAAGTAGCAGGTATTTTAGCCGAATTGAAAATGGACCCGGATACAGTCATTACTGGGTTCTTGCATGATGTTGTGGAAGATACCGGTATCTCATTAGACGATATCGCCTACTTCTTCTCACCAACAATTGCCACCCTAGTAGATGGCGTCACCAAATTAGGGAAATTTAAATATAAGTCACATGAAGAGCAATTAGCTGAGAACCACCGTAAAATGTTGCTAGCCATGGCCAACGATTTACGGGTCATCATGGTGAAATTAGCCGACCGTTTGCATAATATGCGGACCCTAAAATGGCATAAGCCAGAGAAGCAAGTGATTATTTCTACAGAAACATTAGAAATTTACGCTCCCCTAGCTGACCGTTTAGGTATGAACCAGATTAAATGGGAACTAGAAGATACAGCGCTTCGCTATATAGATCCAGAATCGTATTATTCAATTGTTCAGTTGGTAGATTCAAAACGCGACGAGCGGGCTGAATTTATTCAAACGACTATTGATGAATTAGAGTCACAAGTAAAGGGAGCTATTACTGGTAAATTTGAAATTTACGGCCGGCCTAAACACATCTATTCTATTTACCGGAAGATGAAAGACCAAGGCAAGGAGTTCGACCAGATTTTTGATCTACAAGCTATTCGGGTTTTAGTGGAATCTGTTCGTGACTGTTATGCGGTACTTGGGATTGTTCATACCAACTGGAAGCCCTTACCAGGCCGGTTTAAAGACTACATTGCCATGCCAAAAGCTAACATGTACCAGTCTATCCATACAACCGTAGTTGGTAAACAGCCAAGTCCGGTAGAAGTGCAAATTAGAACCTACGAAATGCACGAGGTTGCTGAGTACGGGGTTGCTGCGCATTGGGCTTACAAAATGGGTAACCATGAAAAGGTGGAGGCTTCACCTTTAGACGCCCAGCTAGATTGGTTTAACCAAATTGCGGAGTTGCAGGACGAATCTAAAGATGCCACCGATTTCATGGAAAGCGTGAAAGAGGACATTTTCCAAGATAATGTCTATGTATTCACCCCAACTGGCGACGTGACTGAATTACCAGCGGGTTCCTACCCATTAGACTTCGCCTACTCTATCCATTCAGAAGTCGGGAATAAGACGATTGGAGCTAAGGTTAACGGCAAGATTGAACCTTTGAATTACCAATTGAAAAATGGTGACATCGTGGAAATTCTAACGTCACCGAATTCGGCAGGACCATCGCGTGACTGGGTAAACTTGGTGAAAACTTCGCGGGCCCGCAACCGTATCAAGCGATTCTTTAAATTGCAGGACCGTGACCAAGCGGTAGAACAAGGTCGACATGCGCTTGAAGAAACCCTTGATAATCTAGGTTTCAAATTAAAAGATGTCTACAAAAAAGAAGATATCAGTAAAACATTAGACCGGTTCAACTTCTCGACTGAAGAAGACTTGTTTGCGGCGATTGGCTTTGGCGAATTATCATCAACTGCAGTCGCTAACCGTTTAACTGAGCGGGAACGCCGGTTACGTGCAGCTGAGAAGAACAGAGAATCCGTTGAAGAGACCCTGAAAGAATCAGGCGAACAGAAGAAACTCAGCAAGACTCAAAAGCAATCTAGTCATGTGCGCCGTAAAGCGTCTAAATCTAGTTCTGGTGTCATTGTTGAAGGTTTGGATTCACTCCTAGTCCGACTAGCCCATTGTTGCAATCCTGTACCAGGAGACGATATTGTGGGGTATATCACTAAAGGGAGAGGAGTTTCCGTCCACCGCAGAGACTGTAAGAATGTGCAGGTCCCTGAGGATGAACAAGACCGCTTGATTTCAGTTGAGTGGGAAGATGCCAGCAAGAATGTGGATAACCAATATGAAGTGGAAATTGTGGTTGAAGGTGAAGACCGGTCTGGCTTCTTGAATGAGGTGTTACAGATCATCACGCCGATTGCTGGATCAGTTACCAATATTAACGGTAACGTCAACCATGACGATAATTCTGTCAAAGTGAGACTTCGTTTTGTCATTCAAAACGTCAATCAACTGGATAAGATTATCGACCGGGTGAAGAATATTCCGGATGTTTATACGGTTGCCCGTGCTAAGGAATAA
- a CDS encoding RDD family protein translates to MFKRRKKAKDNQDSVELPKLNERLYEGSVETDFKEKRRERKIKSLQASPQEIFSNYRRNLEADIASGYARNLYGGFWIRLVAFLIDLLMVYALRLLVTGVLNAVTQGAYSTLPAAVTFLVDQFVLIAYFTLSTFWTNGQTIGKGLLGLQVVTNKQYKLSFMTCLLREGLGKVILTTIPFLGLMVVFSNKRQNFMDYFTDTNVISLGQFAMLFEENAI, encoded by the coding sequence ATGTTTAAACGCCGTAAAAAAGCTAAGGATAATCAAGACAGTGTTGAATTGCCGAAGCTAAATGAACGTCTTTATGAAGGGTCAGTAGAAACAGATTTTAAAGAAAAACGTCGTGAACGCAAAATTAAATCTTTGCAAGCTTCACCGCAAGAAATCTTTTCAAATTATCGCCGTAACCTAGAAGCAGATATTGCTTCAGGCTATGCTCGTAATCTATATGGCGGTTTCTGGATTCGTTTGGTTGCCTTCTTAATTGATTTACTGATGGTATACGCCTTACGTTTACTAGTCACGGGTGTCTTAAATGCAGTAACACAAGGCGCTTATAGCACCTTACCTGCTGCAGTAACTTTCCTAGTCGATCAATTCGTCTTAATTGCCTACTTTACCTTGTCCACATTCTGGACCAATGGCCAAACGATTGGTAAAGGGTTACTAGGGCTTCAAGTTGTAACCAACAAGCAATACAAATTATCCTTTATGACATGTTTACTTCGTGAAGGTTTAGGGAAAGTGATTTTAACGACAATTCCGTTTTTAGGTTTGATGGTTGTCTTTTCAAACAAGCGTCAAAATTTCATGGATTACTTTACAGATACAAATGTCATTTCATTAGGACAATTTGCTATGTTGTTTGAAGAAAATGCGATTTAA
- the hisS gene encoding histidine--tRNA ligase, producing MVIQRPKGTADILPEDMNLWHFIEETARRILNQYRYFEIRTPMFESYELFSRSVGETTDVVSKEMYDFYDKGNRHIALKPEGTAPIVRAYVENKLYAPEQVKPYKVYYMGPMFRYERPQSGRLRQFHQIGVEVFGEANAAKDVETIALAMDLFKSLNIQHIKLVINSLGDTSSRLAYRQALIDYLTPFTEELSEESKTRLHKNPLRVLDSKDKKDIEIVANAPSILDYLSEESTKRFNEVQSLLTALGIEFEIDPNMVRGLDYYQDTIFEIMSEDKVFGAQTTICGGGNYDGLVQEISDGKESAPGFGFGLGIERLILLMKAQEVQVPDMHELDVYVVNIGDGTDEAAMKVLQYVRHAGFSADRNFFGAKPKKQFRDANKLGADLVVTIGESELENNQITVKHMTSGKEAAYPLEKFADDFASIYQELNQK from the coding sequence ATTGTGATTCAACGACCAAAAGGGACTGCAGACATCTTACCTGAAGATATGAATTTATGGCATTTTATAGAGGAAACTGCCAGAAGAATTCTAAACCAATATCGTTATTTTGAGATTCGTACACCCATGTTTGAAAGTTATGAATTATTTTCCCGTAGTGTAGGAGAAACAACAGATGTAGTGTCTAAAGAAATGTATGATTTTTATGACAAGGGTAACCGTCATATTGCCTTGAAACCTGAGGGAACAGCACCAATTGTCCGGGCGTATGTGGAAAATAAATTATACGCACCTGAACAGGTGAAACCTTATAAAGTCTACTATATGGGACCAATGTTCCGTTATGAAAGACCGCAAAGCGGCCGTTTACGCCAATTCCATCAAATCGGTGTTGAAGTATTTGGTGAAGCAAATGCTGCCAAAGATGTAGAAACGATTGCTTTAGCTATGGACCTATTCAAATCGCTAAATATCCAACATATCAAGCTAGTGATCAATTCATTAGGGGATACAAGTTCGCGTCTTGCATACCGCCAAGCCCTAATTGACTACCTAACACCATTTACGGAGGAATTATCTGAAGAGTCAAAAACACGTCTACATAAAAATCCGTTACGTGTATTGGATTCAAAAGATAAAAAAGATATCGAAATCGTGGCCAATGCGCCATCAATCTTGGATTACCTTTCTGAAGAATCAACTAAACGCTTTAATGAAGTGCAATCATTATTAACAGCCTTAGGTATTGAATTTGAAATCGATCCAAATATGGTACGTGGTTTAGACTACTACCAAGACACAATCTTCGAAATTATGTCTGAAGATAAAGTCTTTGGTGCCCAAACAACAATTTGTGGTGGGGGTAATTATGACGGCCTAGTCCAAGAGATTTCAGATGGTAAAGAATCTGCTCCAGGATTTGGTTTCGGTTTAGGAATCGAGCGTTTAATCTTATTGATGAAGGCGCAAGAAGTTCAAGTACCAGACATGCATGAGCTTGACGTTTATGTGGTGAATATCGGAGACGGTACGGATGAAGCAGCGATGAAAGTTTTACAATATGTTCGTCACGCTGGTTTTTCAGCTGACCGAAACTTCTTTGGTGCCAAACCTAAAAAACAATTTAGAGACGCCAATAAACTAGGTGCAGACTTGGTTGTTACTATTGGGGAATCTGAATTGGAAAATAACCAAATCACGGTTAAACATATGACCTCTGGTAAAGAAGCTGCCTACCCGCTAGAAAAATTTGCGGATGATTTTGCAAGCATTTACCAAGAATTAAACCAAAAATAG
- the sppA gene encoding signal peptide peptidase SppA, whose protein sequence is MSKKSWILAIVAVIILALGAFGSQLTSQTNINNLLAGGSNAFSNAQNIIETGDTNRQVAVLEIDGTIADNSGSGAFSEGMDYQGILDAIEGIKENDNIQALLLTVNSPGGGVYESTELYNALLDLKESREIPIYVSMGQMAASGGYMISMVGDQIYTDSETTTGSIGVIMQVPNFSGFMEEHGLAMDTYKSGALKDMGSSFRGASDEEKNVLNSFIQEKYNRFVEIVANGRGMSTDDVKKLADGRIYSGSQAVENGLADQIGYEEDALAALRADNNLETATVVDYSPTSATSWLTDFMSLLAEKNLFTGQSETNTADEMTQILEVLEDTSTPQFYYMYGGE, encoded by the coding sequence ATGAGTAAAAAATCATGGATATTAGCAATTGTTGCTGTTATTATCCTCGCACTGGGTGCATTTGGTAGCCAATTGACTAGCCAAACCAATATCAATAATTTGCTTGCTGGAGGATCAAATGCCTTTTCAAACGCGCAAAATATTATTGAAACAGGTGACACAAACCGTCAGGTGGCGGTGTTAGAAATCGATGGAACGATTGCAGATAACTCTGGGTCAGGTGCTTTTTCTGAAGGAATGGATTACCAGGGTATCCTAGATGCTATTGAAGGAATTAAAGAAAATGACAACATTCAAGCGCTATTATTAACCGTCAATTCACCAGGTGGTGGGGTATACGAAAGTACAGAATTATATAACGCCTTACTTGACTTAAAAGAAAGCCGTGAAATCCCAATTTATGTTTCTATGGGACAAATGGCTGCTTCAGGTGGTTATATGATTTCAATGGTTGGTGACCAAATCTATACGGATAGTGAAACAACTACTGGTTCAATTGGTGTCATCATGCAAGTGCCGAACTTCTCAGGCTTTATGGAAGAGCATGGTTTAGCTATGGACACCTATAAATCAGGGGCATTGAAAGATATGGGTTCATCATTTAGAGGTGCTTCTGATGAAGAAAAAAACGTATTAAATTCTTTCATTCAAGAGAAATACAACCGTTTTGTTGAGATTGTAGCGAATGGCCGCGGTATGTCAACTGATGACGTGAAAAAATTAGCTGATGGCCGTATTTATTCAGGAAGTCAAGCCGTTGAAAATGGCTTAGCTGACCAAATTGGGTACGAAGAAGATGCTTTAGCAGCCTTAAGAGCTGATAACAACCTGGAAACAGCTACCGTTGTAGACTACTCACCTACATCTGCTACTTCATGGCTGACTGATTTTATGTCATTATTAGCTGAGAAAAACTTATTTACTGGTCAATCAGAAACCAATACAGCGGATGAAATGACGCAAATTTTAGAGGTTTTAGAAGATACCTCAACACCTCAATTCTATTACATGTACGGAGGTGAATAA
- a CDS encoding 16S rRNA (uracil(1498)-N(3))-methyltransferase, with product MQRYFIEEETVQLNDQIEMDKEAYHHMLNVMRMQIGDQVMLVTQTEQVFIGELISDQGKKAVLRLVELREEIKEIPVDTTLFVGLPKGDKLDLIVQKATELGARHIVPVAMRYSVTKWDQKKAGKKIDRLKKIAKEAAEQSHRTFVPTIEDLHSVSMVKNRLGEFDQVCVAYEEVAKSGEAALLAKTYASLKAKDRIAFITGPEGGIHSDEIADFTDGLDHVHLCGLGPRILRTETAPLYLLSSLSFATELLGD from the coding sequence ATGCAAAGATATTTTATCGAAGAGGAAACCGTTCAATTAAATGACCAAATAGAGATGGATAAAGAGGCTTACCATCATATGCTCAACGTTATGCGGATGCAGATTGGGGACCAGGTAATGCTAGTCACCCAAACTGAACAGGTATTTATCGGCGAACTTATATCTGATCAAGGGAAAAAGGCAGTCCTTCGCTTAGTTGAATTGCGGGAAGAAATTAAAGAAATCCCTGTCGATACCACACTATTTGTCGGCCTACCTAAAGGCGACAAGCTAGATCTAATCGTACAAAAGGCCACCGAATTAGGGGCCCGTCATATTGTGCCAGTTGCCATGCGGTATTCCGTCACTAAATGGGACCAAAAGAAAGCGGGCAAAAAAATTGACCGTTTGAAAAAGATTGCCAAGGAAGCTGCTGAGCAATCTCATAGAACTTTTGTCCCAACCATCGAAGATTTGCATAGTGTTAGCATGGTAAAAAATAGACTAGGTGAATTTGACCAAGTTTGCGTGGCTTATGAAGAGGTGGCCAAGTCGGGTGAAGCGGCCCTTTTGGCAAAGACTTATGCCTCGCTAAAAGCCAAGGACCGTATTGCCTTCATTACCGGACCTGAAGGGGGCATTCATTCAGATGAAATTGCCGACTTCACTGACGGCTTAGATCATGTGCACTTGTGCGGGTTAGGGCCACGGATTTTACGGACAGAAACAGCACCCTTATATTTATTATCAAGTCTGTCATTTGCAACAGAATTATTAGGTGACTAA
- the aspS gene encoding aspartate--tRNA ligase: MMQRSVYCGNVSNEFVGQTVTLKGWVQKRRDLGGVIFVDLRDREGIVQAVFNVENLGDQFAEAERLRSEYVIEVTGEVVLRGEGLANPKIKTGDIEVMVSDLTILNISKTPPFPVEDDIDVNDEIRMKYRYVDLRRPKMANNMKLRHQVVSTIHRYLDDQEFIEVETPYLTKSTPEGARDYLVPSRVHPGEFYALPQSPQLFKQLLMSAGMDRYYQVVRCFRDEDLRGDRQPEFTQIDLETTFLTQEEIRDLVEGMLKTVVKRTKNIDITENFPIITYDDAMARYGNDKPDTRFGLELVEISDIVDQYEFKVFNQAIEKGGIVKAINIKGAGDNYSRKDLDNLTPFASTYGAKGVAWIKVTDEGLSGPIGKFFKDNPAPLMDRLQAETGDVLVFVADKESVVNQSLSEIRLKFGRELDLMDKNQFNFLWVTNWPLLEYDEDTKRFNAMHHPFTMPNEEDVDKLAENPEDVYAQAYDIVLNGYEIGGGSLRIYQKDMQMQMFKALGFTEESAISQFGFLLNALDYGFPPHGGLALGLDRLVMLLAGEENIREVIAFPKNGRAFDPLTEAPSQVSEQQLEELSLSITTIDFD; the protein is encoded by the coding sequence ATAATGCAACGTAGTGTGTATTGTGGAAATGTGTCTAACGAATTCGTTGGACAAACTGTTACATTAAAAGGATGGGTACAAAAACGTCGTGACCTAGGTGGGGTAATCTTTGTTGATTTACGCGACCGCGAGGGTATCGTTCAAGCTGTATTCAACGTTGAAAACTTAGGGGACCAATTCGCTGAGGCTGAACGTTTACGTTCTGAGTACGTGATTGAGGTAACTGGTGAAGTTGTGTTACGTGGTGAAGGATTAGCGAACCCGAAAATTAAAACTGGGGACATTGAAGTAATGGTTTCTGATTTAACAATCTTAAACATTTCAAAAACACCACCATTCCCAGTTGAAGATGACATTGATGTAAACGACGAAATTCGTATGAAATACCGTTACGTAGATTTACGTCGTCCAAAAATGGCGAATAACATGAAATTACGTCATCAAGTAGTATCTACAATTCATCGTTACTTAGACGATCAAGAATTTATCGAAGTAGAAACACCTTACTTAACAAAATCTACACCAGAGGGTGCGCGTGACTACTTAGTACCATCTCGTGTACATCCAGGTGAATTCTATGCATTACCGCAATCTCCACAATTATTTAAACAATTGTTGATGTCTGCCGGTATGGACCGTTACTACCAAGTTGTTCGTTGTTTCCGTGATGAAGATTTACGTGGAGACCGTCAACCAGAATTTACGCAAATCGATTTAGAAACAACTTTCTTAACACAAGAAGAAATTCGTGATTTAGTAGAAGGTATGTTGAAAACAGTTGTGAAACGTACTAAAAACATTGATATCACTGAAAACTTCCCAATCATTACTTATGACGATGCAATGGCACGTTATGGAAACGACAAACCAGATACGCGTTTCGGTTTAGAATTGGTGGAAATTTCTGATATCGTTGATCAATACGAATTCAAAGTATTCAACCAAGCAATTGAAAAAGGTGGCATCGTTAAAGCCATCAATATTAAAGGTGCTGGTGACAACTATTCTCGTAAAGACTTAGATAACTTAACACCATTTGCATCTACATACGGGGCTAAAGGTGTAGCTTGGATCAAAGTGACTGACGAAGGTTTATCAGGTCCTATTGGTAAATTCTTTAAAGACAATCCTGCACCATTGATGGACCGTTTACAAGCTGAAACTGGTGATGTCTTAGTATTCGTTGCAGACAAAGAATCTGTAGTTAACCAATCATTATCTGAAATCCGCTTGAAATTCGGTCGCGAATTAGACTTAATGGACAAAAACCAATTCAACTTCCTATGGGTAACAAACTGGCCATTGCTTGAGTACGATGAAGATACAAAACGATTCAATGCAATGCACCACCCATTCACTATGCCTAACGAGGAAGACGTGGATAAATTAGCTGAAAACCCAGAAGACGTATACGCACAAGCTTACGATATCGTTTTAAATGGTTACGAAATCGGGGGTGGATCATTACGTATCTACCAAAAAGACATGCAAATGCAAATGTTCAAAGCTTTAGGCTTTACAGAAGAATCTGCAATTTCTCAATTTGGCTTTTTATTAAATGCTTTAGACTATGGTTTCCCACCACACGGCGGATTAGCTTTAGGTCTAGACCGTTTAGTAATGTTATTAGCTGGTGAAGAAAACATCCGTGAAGTGATTGCCTTCCCTAAAAATGGTCGTGCATTTGACCCACTAACAGAAGCCCCAAGCCAAGTATCAGAACAACAATTAGAAGAATTATCATTATCAATCACTACAATTGATTTTGATTAA